A genomic window from Diospyros lotus cultivar Yz01 chromosome 2, ASM1463336v1, whole genome shotgun sequence includes:
- the LOC127795240 gene encoding peptidyl-prolyl cis-trans isomerase CYP28, chloroplastic-like: MKRLETEKIPSLTKLFSLCDSSDPLGLLVLSLYNNLISLTVSNPIAMCTASAPSYKGTLVHKIFPSQFFVTSRQGRCEKVEVKPPLDFLARNTETISPRAFLLDHSRPSILSLCSLESDGDDEIKLNPNYKNVKFFITTEPGPCP; this comes from the coding sequence ATGAAGAGgttagagacagaaaaaattccgtctctaaccAAGTTATTTTCTCTTTGCGACTCCTCCGACCCCCTCGGCCTCCTAGTCCTCAGCCTCTACAACAACCTCATCTCCCTCACCGTTTCCAACCCCATTGCCATGTGCACCGCCTCTGCCCCCTCCTACAAGGGCACTCTCGTCCACAAGATCTTCCCTAGTCAGTTCTTTGTCACTAGCCGCCAAGGCCGCTGTGAGAAGGTAGAGGTCAAGCCACCACTGGACTTCTTGGCCCGCAACACCGAGACAATCAGTCCTCGGGCTTTCCTACTCGACCACTCTAGACCTAGCATTCTTTCACTATGCTCATTAGAAAGCGACGGGGACGACGAGATTAAGCTAAATCCCAATTACAAAAACGTCAAATTCTTTATCACCACAGAGCCTGGTCCTTGCCCTTAG